TCCTTCGGATGCCGATGCCGTTGTCTCCAGTATCGGCCGATGGTGACGACTACGGTACTGCGGGTGATATTGAAAACCCCTATTTCTCGGCTGCCCACCGATCAAGACCAGCGGCGGAACCCGCCCTCGGAGTTGATGACCTGCCCGGTGATCCACCGGCCCTCGTCGGTGACCAGCCAGGAGATCAGGCGGGCCGGATCGTCGGGCTCGCCCCATCGGCCACCGGGGAAGCGGGCGGCCACGGCGGCGACCGCGTCGGGCGGGGCATAGCCGGTGTCGACCGGGCCCGGGTTCACCGCGTTGACGGTGATGCCTCGGTCGGCGAGGTGGTCGGCCAGGGTCGGGGTGATCGCCGCCAGCGCGCCCTTGGCCGCCGCGTAGGCGACCTCGCCGGTCATCGGCCCGAGATTCTGACCGGAGGTCAGGAAGATGATCCGCCCGCCGTCTCGGCCATCGTGGTGCGCGGCGAATCGCTGGGCCAGCAGGATGGACGAGCGGGTGTTCACCGCCCAGTGCAGGTCGAGGGTCTCCTCGGTCATGGCTTCGAGGTCACCGTCGGGCGCGGACTGGGCGTGGTTGCACACCAGGATGTCGATCGGACCGAATTGCTCGACCGAGGTGTCGAACAGCGTTGCGGGGGCGGCCGGTGCCCGGAGATCGGCGGCAAGCTGTTCGATCCGCGCTCGCGGGTTGCTCGCCGCTTCGCGGATGCCCGCCGACACTCCATCGATGCCCGCCGGATCGGCGCCCCAATGCTGTTCCCGGTCGTGTGGGACGTGGTGCTGAAAGACGATGTCGGCCCCATAGGCGGCGAATCTCCTGGCCACGGCGTAGCCGATGCCGCGTCGTCTACTCACACCGGTGATCAACGCGCGTCGGCCGAGTAGCGGATACGGATCACGGCCGGGTCCGTCGATGCTGGAGTTCGAGGGAAACGCCATCGATCGATTCTGCTCGCGGACTTCAGCGGTGGCGACGGATTTTTTGCGCAGGCGAGCGGGGAAACGGCATCGACCACAGCTGTGGGAGCGCTCCCGCAGGTAGGCTGGCTGTGATCGATGGTGACCGCGTCGAGTGGCGGCCTATTCGGCCGAACGGCGAACGCTCTCACCCGGACGGATGGCTGTTTTACGGCGGGCAACGGGGCGGGCGGTAGTCATTATGCGAACTTCGTTAGCCGCCAGGGGTTTACAGCAAATTTCAGTCCCGTTACTCTTGATCATTGGGAGCGCTCCCAGTTCGATCGGTTCGCCCCCATACGTCGACTCCGGTCTGGGGCGTGCTGCGCGCCCACTCGCCCTAGACCGGGCTTCAACATAGTTCCGTGTTCCGTAGCATGCGAGTATCGCTGGTGACGGAATCCGTTTGCCGTCGCAGGCAGGCGTGAGACCTGTCCGAGCACGTGCCTTCGGGCTGTTCTCGGTCGAATACCGTTGTCGGTCGGTGGGTTCGCAGGGGAGCCCACCGACCGACAACGGCCCTATCTCATTCGGTTTCGTTGGCGCGACGTCGTCGCGAGAGTCCGAGCGTGAGGCCGCCCGCTCCGATCAGCGCGACCGCCGCCAAGGAGAGCGGCCATGCGCCGTTGATGCCGGTGGACGCCAGGTTCCGGACCGCCGAGTTCGGACCGGATTCCGAACCGGGTCCACCGTTGCCTGCCGGGCCGAGGTTGTCGCCATCGGGACCCGAGCCGTCCGGTCCCGAGCCGTCGGGTGCCGGATTGGTCGGGTCATCGTCGTCCTGGTCGTCGTCCTGGCCACCGGGATTCGAACCGTCCGCCCAGGTCACCGGGATCCGGGTGTCCTGGGAGCGATCCCCGCCCGCCTGGTGGTCGCGGCGGGTGATGATCGAGCACGCCGTCTCCCGGCAGTCGACGAACTCGTCGGCGGCGGGCACGGTCAGGGTGACGTCGAAGGAACCGCCCGAACCCCACGGGATCGTCAGGTTCGAACCGTAGGGATCGGTGCCGATCCACTTCGAGGAACCCGCCTCGCCGCTCATGTCCACCCCGCCCACACACGGCGTCGGCTGCGCGCCGGGGCCGTTGTCCACGCAGAGTGCGACGTAGATGTTCTTGTCGACATCGAAGCCGCTGCCGGTCACCCGGACGTCGGCGCCTGCGGGGTCGAGGTCGTCGACCGGGGTCGCCTCGACCTGCTGGCCCTCCGGTCCGGTCGCCTGACCGGTGCCGTTCGGCTCCTGCTGGACGTCCTTGTTCTCGGCGAAGGTGATCGGCACCCAGACGTCCTGGGAGCGATCGGCGATGGCGGTGTGGTCGTTGAACGCGGCGACGTAGCAATCCTGCTTCGCGCAGTCCACGGCTCGGCCGTCCTTCTCGAACGACGGCGCCAGCTCGATCGTCTCGGTGAAGGTGCCCGATTCGTCGACTGCGGACAGCCAGGCAGCCGAGGTGTAGGTCTCGGGGTAGGCGGCCTCGCCTAATTCGACGGTCTGGGCCAGGTAGATGCCCTGGCCCGGAGCGAAGCCCGAGCCGGTGACCTCGACGGATTCGCCCTGCGCGCCGAGTCCCTCGGTCTTGGAGACGGTGAGTGCGGGGTCGAGTTCGGTTGCGGTGTCGGCGAAGGACACCGGGGTGAAGGTGTCCAGGGTCCGGTCGGTGGAGCCGTGCGCGGCGAAGGTGAGCACCTCGCAGCCGACGGCGACGCAGTCGATCACGCCGGATCCGGTCTCGTACTCGGCGACGACGTCGAGATCGGTCTCGAAGCTTCCCGAGGCCAGGTCGGCGGCGGTGAGGAAGGCCGCCGAGTGGTAGACGCTCGCGTCGGTCCAGTAGTCCTCGTTGTGCGGGCCGAAGACCGCGTAGATACCGGGAACGCCTGGGGGCAGGTTGAAGCCGGTTCCGGAGACGGTGACGGTGTCGCCCGCCGGGTCGAGGCCCTCGGACGCGGACAGCGTGACCGAGGGGTCGGCGATGGGCCGAGGTTCGGCGAAGGTCACCGGAACCCGGACGTCCTGGGATCGGTCGCCCGCCCTGGTGTGGTCGGCGCGGGTGATCACCGAGCAGACGACGCCCTCGTCGAGGCAGTCGGTGTACTCGTCCGACGAGGCGAGCCGCAGGTCGAACTCGAAGCCGCCTCGACCGTCGCCCTCGTCGGTGTAGGGCTTGGCCAGGTCGACGCCGTAGGGCGGCGGGTTGGACGAGATCCATACCGAGCTGCCGCTCTCGCCGGTCATGTCGACCCCGCCGATGCAGGGGCTCGGGGTGACGCCCGGGCCATTGTCGACACAGAAGGCCAGGTAGATGCCCTTCGCGATGTCGAATCCGGTGCCGGTGACGGTGATGGTCTCACCGGCGCGGTCGAGATCGGCCGTCTTGGAGACGGTGATCTGCTGCCCCTCCGGACCGGGGTCGCCCTGCGCTTGGGCGATCGCGGGAACGGCCGTGCCCAGTGCCATCGTCGCGGCGATGGCGGCGGCGACCGGCCATCTCAGCCGGTCGGTGATGCGTCTTCCACTCGTCCTCATGTCGTGCAGCACTCCTACTAGGTCGGATTGTCGTTCGGTGTCCGCCGACGAGTGGTGGGTGATCGGGAACTGCTGATGGGACGAGCCGCGGTCGGTGCCTCGACACACCGCTGCCGGGTCTCGCCACGGCGCCAGCGCGGTCATTCGCTCGGCACGTGGTCTTGGTCGGGAGGCAAGCCAGACCGCTTGCAGCGCGGTACTTCCCCGGAACCTGCTGTCTACTTTGGCAAGGCTTCCCTATGTTAATTTTGGTGAGCCTAACCTAATCTGAGATAGTCAACAAGGTTGGCTTGGAGGGGAATTCGTCGGTCGTAGCGGCGGTGACCAGCTGCGATGTGGCGTTGTCGGCCGCAGGGCTCGCGCTCGGGTCCACCCGCGCGACGGTGGCCGAATCCGAACCGGTTCCACTCATGGACCTCAGGCAGGGGTGCAATGCACACGAAGAGTGCTCGGGAGACGGGCTTCGCCGAACGACTCAGAGACCGCGGTCGGAACTGGCACGAAGCCGCCCGTCACACCGATTACCTGGACGCGCTTCTCGGGGGAGAGCTGTCCCGTGCAGGTTATGCGGGGCTGGTCGCGCAGCACTACCAGCTGTACTCGCTGTTGGAGGAGGCCTCGGCGCGGATGCGCACCGACCCCATCGCCGGTCGGTTCGTCTTCGACGAGTTGTCGCG
This Actinoalloteichus hymeniacidonis DNA region includes the following protein-coding sequences:
- a CDS encoding SDR family oxidoreductase, producing the protein MAFPSNSSIDGPGRDPYPLLGRRALITGVSRRRGIGYAVARRFAAYGADIVFQHHVPHDREQHWGADPAGIDGVSAGIREAASNPRARIEQLAADLRAPAAPATLFDTSVEQFGPIDILVCNHAQSAPDGDLEAMTEETLDLHWAVNTRSSILLAQRFAAHHDGRDGGRIIFLTSGQNLGPMTGEVAYAAAKGALAAITPTLADHLADRGITVNAVNPGPVDTGYAPPDAVAAVAARFPGGRWGEPDDPARLISWLVTDEGRWITGQVINSEGGFRRWS
- a CDS encoding neocarzinostatin apoprotein domain-containing protein gives rise to the protein MRTSGRRITDRLRWPVAAAIAATMALGTAVPAIAQAQGDPGPEGQQITVSKTADLDRAGETITVTGTGFDIAKGIYLAFCVDNGPGVTPSPCIGGVDMTGESGSSVWISSNPPPYGVDLAKPYTDEGDGRGGFEFDLRLASSDEYTDCLDEGVVCSVITRADHTRAGDRSQDVRVPVTFAEPRPIADPSVTLSASEGLDPAGDTVTVSGTGFNLPPGVPGIYAVFGPHNEDYWTDASVYHSAAFLTAADLASGSFETDLDVVAEYETGSGVIDCVAVGCEVLTFAAHGSTDRTLDTFTPVSFADTATELDPALTVSKTEGLGAQGESVEVTGSGFAPGQGIYLAQTVELGEAAYPETYTSAAWLSAVDESGTFTETIELAPSFEKDGRAVDCAKQDCYVAAFNDHTAIADRSQDVWVPITFAENKDVQQEPNGTGQATGPEGQQVEATPVDDLDPAGADVRVTGSGFDVDKNIYVALCVDNGPGAQPTPCVGGVDMSGEAGSSKWIGTDPYGSNLTIPWGSGGSFDVTLTVPAADEFVDCRETACSIITRRDHQAGGDRSQDTRIPVTWADGSNPGGQDDDQDDDDPTNPAPDGSGPDGSGPDGDNLGPAGNGGPGSESGPNSAVRNLASTGINGAWPLSLAAVALIGAGGLTLGLSRRRRANETE